A stretch of Aythya fuligula isolate bAytFul2 chromosome 1, bAytFul2.pri, whole genome shotgun sequence DNA encodes these proteins:
- the TAF13 gene encoding transcription initiation factor TFIID subunit 13 — protein sequence MADEEEDAPFEEDAEEGGGGLDGGQGRRKRLFSKELRCMMYGFGDDQNPYTESVDILEDLVIEFITEMTHKAMSIGRQGRVQVEDIVFLIRKDPRKFARVKDLLTMNEELKRARKAFDEANYGS from the exons ATGGCTGACGAGGAGGAGGACGCGCCG TTCGAGGAGGACGCGGAGGAGGGCGGCGGAGGCCTGGACGGCGGGCAGGGCCGCAGGAAGCGGCTCTTCTCCAAGGAGC TCAGGTGCATGATGTACGGCTTCGGGGACGACCAGAACCCCTACACCGAGTCCGTGGACATCCTGGAGGACCTGGTCATCGAGTTCATCACGGAGATG ACACACAAGGCCATGTCAATCGGCCGGCAGGGGCGCGTACAGGTGGAGGACATCGTCTTTCTAATCCGCAAGGACCCCCGCAAGTTTGCCAGGGTTAAAGACCTCCTGACCATGAACGAAGAACTGAAACGAGCCAGGAAGGCCTTCGATGAAGCAAACTACGGGTCCTGA
- the GTPBP8 gene encoding GTP-binding protein 8 yields MRLLRAARGRGRGHGPGHGPGPGRRPPPLAALSQALRLERSRRSGSGSGSALVFPLQGLARCLLPGAEAAALGLFQPGLAALRSAERLFAAGPGHAVGYLSSAVRMEHAPPPALPEVCFIGRSNVGKSSLIRALFALSPAVEVRVSKTPGHTKKMNFFKVGKYFTLVDMPGYGYRAPEDFVEMVEAYLQKRQNLKRTFLLVDGVVGLQKTDHIAVEMLEEFGIPYVMVLTKIDRASKGLLLKNVLGIQEFVKEKTQGCFPQLFLVSSVEFSGIHLLRCFIAHVTGNLPTVEDS; encoded by the exons ATGCGGCTGCTGCGGGCGGCCCGCGGCCGGGGACGTGGACATGGACCGGGGCATggaccggggccgggccgccgcccgccgcccctgGCGGCCCTGTCGCAGGCGCTGCGGCTGGAGCGGAGCCGGCGCtcgggctcgggctcgggctcGGCCCTGGTGTTCCCGCTGCAGGGGCTGGCCCGCTGCCTGCTGCCCGGCGCCGAGGCGGCGGCCCTCGGCCTCTTCCAGCCCGGCCTGGCCGCGCTGCGCAGCGCCGAGCGGCTCTtcgcggccgggcccggccaCGCCGTCGGCTACCTCAGCTCCGCCGTGCGCATGGAGCACGCCCCGCCGCCTGCCCTGCCCGAG GTGTGCTTCATCGGCCGGAGCAACGTGGGCAAGTCGTCGCTGATCCGGGCCCTGTTCGCGCTGTCGCCAGCAGTGGAGGTGCGGGTGTCGAAAACGCCG GGCCACACAAAGAAGATGAATTTCTTCAAAGTCGGGAAGTACTTTACGCTGGTGGATATGCCAGGATATGGCTACCGGGCCCCAGAAGACTTTGTGGAGATGGTGGAGGCCTACCTGCAGAAACGGCAGAA CTTGAAGAGGACTTTTCTATTAGTTGATGGTGTAGTAGGACTGCAGAAGACAGACCATATTGCAGTAGAGATGCTGGAAGAGTTTGGGATTCCGTATGTG ATGGTGTTAACAAAAATTGACCGGGCTTCCAAGGGACTGTTGTTAAAGAATGTACTGGGGATCCAGGAGTTTGTGAAGGAGAAAACTCAAGGATGCTTTCCTCAGCTATTCCTGGTCAG TTCTGTAGAGTTTTCAGGAATCCACTTGCTAAGGTGTTTTATAGCCCATGTTACTGGAAACCTGCCTACTGTAGAGGACAGCTGA
- the LOC116492438 gene encoding cell surface glycoprotein CD200 receptor 1-B-like, whose amino-acid sequence MRISRQARWCRRPASSRHARAALEEIWKTIYTVVLLTITAVTGATGRNRMAAQAGHSAVMTCPHRTRATMVTWKISPKIGGPCTLGFRADQNLVNRTNCSDSVKSEFKPEQFYALEIQQVGMADEGNYSCELVNQEGNFHEMYQLTVLVPPRLSLYCENHSNPVCEAAAGRPAAEISWVPENNSTTEIDSHDNGTVTVLSRFTAHSTNRKTVTCKVYHATLNETMSTYCSSCKHPLCVQHSKSCLALCSSTMTGISDPRKIAAGAMQLS is encoded by the exons ATGAGGATCTCACGGCAAGCAAGATGGTGCAGGAGACCTGCATCATCCAGACACGCAAGAGCTGCCTTGGAAGAGATCTGGAAGACCATTTACACCGTCGTCCTGCTCACCATCACTGCAGTCACAGGAGCCACAGGTA GAAACAGAATGGCAGCACAAGCGGGTCACAGCGCTGTGATGACCTGCCCTCACAGAACAAGAGCAACTATGGTGACGTGGAAAATAAGCCCCAAGATAGGAGGCCCTTGCACCTTGGGATTCAGGGCTGATCAGAACCTGGTGAACAGAACAAACTGCAGTGACAGCGTGAAAAGTGAATTCAAACCAGAACAGTTTTATGCCCTTGAGATACAGCAAGTGGGAATGGCTGATGAAGGAAATTACAGCTGCGAACTGGTAAATCAGGAAGGGAATTTCCACGAGATGTACCAGCTGACCGTGCTAG TGCCCCCAAGGCTGTCCCTGTACTGCGAGAACCACAGCAACCCCGTGTGCGAGGCAGCGGCGGGGAGGCCGGCTGCTGAGATCTCATGGGTCCCAGAGAACAACTCCACGACTGAAATAGACAGCCACGACAACGGGACAGTGACCGTGCTCAGCAGGttcacagcacacagcaccaACAGGAAGACTGTAACCTGCAAGGTGTACCACGCAACTCTGAATGAGACCATGTCCACATACTGCTCCTCATGTAAGCACCCCTTGTGTGTTCAGCATTCAAAATCCTGCCTAGCCCTCTGTTCAAGCACTATGACAGGCATCAGTGACCCTAGGAAGATTGCAGCAGGAGCCATGCAGCTGAGCTGA